One Paraburkholderia aromaticivorans genomic region harbors:
- a CDS encoding VOC family protein — MDKLRHIALSVEDPEAAAQFFEQAFGMRRAGNAMRGIYMTDGTMNVALLNFKDETVPGYAGLKDVRGVIHFGMWVDNVEATAARVVAAGGTYLTGRHEKDPNVFYEVKYRMPDGTVFDITENGWKGAVKEVAPAAKPADPQS; from the coding sequence ATGGACAAGCTCCGTCATATCGCACTTTCGGTCGAAGATCCGGAAGCAGCCGCGCAATTCTTCGAGCAGGCATTCGGCATGCGCCGCGCGGGCAACGCGATGCGCGGTATCTATATGACGGACGGCACGATGAACGTGGCGCTCCTCAATTTCAAGGACGAGACCGTGCCCGGCTACGCCGGTCTGAAGGACGTGCGTGGCGTGATTCACTTCGGCATGTGGGTGGATAACGTGGAAGCCACCGCGGCGCGCGTGGTCGCGGCGGGCGGCACCTATTTGACGGGACGCCATGAGAAAGACCCGAACGTGTTCTACGAAGTGAAGTACCGCATGCCCGACGGCACCGTGTTCGACATCACCGAAAACGGCTGGAAAGGCGCGGTGAAGGAAGTGGCACCGGCCGCGAAACCGGCCGATCCGCAATCGTGA
- a CDS encoding alpha/beta hydrolase → MHTLQEPLGSLSATLRQRFAQIGPVWGRDINSHRDLVIDAYSPLVAAARDAGESFEAARELAYGSHERQRLDVFASEETRRKGNADVVLFVHGGAFLRGSKSFNGLIYDNVSRWFARQGCVALNVEYRLAPDAPYPAGADDVAAALAWAQKHVGELGGNPQRIFLVGHSAGGAHVATYLCDPLFSELRGSTPLIAGAVLISARLVADVHADNPNAAGVRAYFGADETRYAARSPLTHAAHFNTPLMVVVAEYENPYLDAYGAAFFERVLTARQRADDAAAPCAPRFVQMLRHNHTSVVAHFDSGETLLGDAMLDFFGA, encoded by the coding sequence ATGCACACCTTGCAGGAACCGTTGGGCAGTCTCTCCGCCACGCTCAGGCAGCGCTTTGCGCAGATCGGACCGGTGTGGGGACGCGACATCAACAGCCATCGCGATCTGGTGATCGACGCGTATTCGCCACTGGTGGCGGCGGCGCGCGATGCCGGCGAGTCGTTCGAGGCCGCGCGCGAGCTCGCTTACGGCAGCCACGAGCGGCAGCGTCTGGACGTGTTCGCATCGGAAGAAACTCGGCGCAAGGGCAATGCCGATGTGGTGCTGTTCGTCCACGGCGGCGCGTTTCTGCGCGGCAGCAAGAGCTTCAACGGACTCATCTACGACAACGTGTCGCGCTGGTTCGCCCGGCAAGGCTGCGTCGCGCTGAACGTGGAATACCGGCTTGCGCCTGACGCGCCGTATCCCGCGGGCGCCGATGATGTCGCCGCCGCGTTGGCGTGGGCACAGAAACACGTCGGTGAACTTGGTGGCAATCCGCAAAGGATCTTTCTGGTCGGCCATTCGGCGGGCGGTGCGCACGTCGCCACCTACCTATGCGATCCGCTCTTCAGCGAATTGCGCGGGAGCACGCCGCTCATCGCGGGCGCCGTGCTGATCAGCGCGCGGCTCGTGGCGGACGTGCACGCCGACAATCCCAACGCCGCCGGCGTGCGAGCCTATTTTGGCGCCGACGAAACACGCTACGCCGCACGTTCGCCGCTGACTCATGCGGCGCATTTCAACACGCCGCTGATGGTGGTCGTCGCCGAATACGAGAACCCTTATCTGGACGCCTACGGTGCGGCGTTTTTCGAGCGCGTGCTGACGGCGCGCCAGCGTGCCGACGACGCGGCCGCGCCATGCGCACCACGCTTCGTGCAGATGCTGCGGCACAACCACACCTCGGTGGTTGCGCATTTCGACTCGGGCGAGACCCTGTTAGGCGACGCGATGCTCGATTTTTTCGGTGCGTGA
- a CDS encoding dihydrodipicolinate synthase family protein, which yields MVIHRPPAFATPRAFAPVITPFTNDLRIDAPRFVAFCRWLVGQGAGLALFGTNSEANSLGLTERHALLDDVIEAGIDPAQMLPGTGSCALPDAIALTRHACEAGCAGALMLPPFFYQGVSDDGLFAYYSDVIQAVGSDQLRVLLYHIPQFTGVPITHTLIERLIRAYPRTVVGIKDSSGDWANTEAMLRKFPGFAVFPASEALLGKALPLGAAGCISATANIQPQAIASLLSAATLEERTVWEGRVATVRLAVQAQPMIPALKHIVAHFANDEAWTRVRPPLTPMDPAQSGALLQQLQALDFSMPAMASLGTVAA from the coding sequence ATGGTCATCCACAGGCCGCCCGCTTTTGCGACCCCGCGCGCCTTCGCGCCGGTCATCACGCCGTTCACCAACGACTTGCGCATCGACGCGCCGCGCTTCGTCGCGTTCTGCCGCTGGCTGGTCGGGCAGGGCGCGGGCCTTGCGCTATTCGGCACCAACAGCGAGGCCAACTCGTTGGGTTTGACCGAGCGTCATGCGTTGCTGGATGACGTGATCGAGGCCGGCATCGATCCCGCGCAAATGTTGCCGGGCACAGGCTCGTGCGCGCTGCCCGACGCGATCGCGTTGACGCGCCATGCGTGCGAGGCCGGTTGCGCGGGCGCGCTAATGTTGCCACCGTTCTTCTACCAGGGCGTTAGCGACGACGGTCTCTTCGCGTACTACTCCGATGTGATCCAGGCGGTCGGTTCGGATCAGTTGCGCGTGCTGCTGTATCACATCCCGCAGTTCACCGGCGTGCCGATCACGCACACGCTGATCGAACGGCTGATCAGGGCGTATCCGCGAACGGTGGTGGGCATCAAGGACAGTTCGGGCGACTGGGCTAACACCGAGGCGATGCTGCGCAAGTTTCCCGGCTTCGCGGTGTTTCCCGCGTCCGAGGCTTTGCTCGGCAAAGCGCTGCCGCTCGGCGCCGCCGGCTGTATTTCAGCGACCGCGAATATTCAGCCGCAGGCGATCGCGAGTCTGCTGAGTGCGGCGACATTGGAAGAGCGGACGGTGTGGGAAGGCCGGGTGGCGACAGTGCGGCTGGCCGTACAGGCGCAACCGATGATCCCGGCGTTGAAGCATATCGTCGCGCACTTCGCGAACGACGAGGCGTGGACCCGCGTGCGTCCGCCGTTGACGCCGATGGACCCCGCGCAATCTGGCGCGCTATTGCAGCAGCTTCAGGCGTTGGATTTTTCGATGCCCGCGATGGCATCGCTCGGGACGGTGGCCGCGTGA
- a CDS encoding GntR family transcriptional regulator, whose protein sequence is MTTLSSKIYRLLCDEIIDGALEPGQKLEEAALAERFNASRTPIREALRELAARGLVELTPRKGVVVAQFSIDELADMLEAMCELEALCCRLSAQRMSLVEKKQLEELQTEMNAAIARGDETEYFALNREFHELICKGAQSKSLAQIMAVQRQRLAGFRAAQPASPSRFEAATDEHREIVSAILNSEPERAYNAMRDHTARLSIVVLGRLKRQRTERANA, encoded by the coding sequence ATGACCACGCTCTCCTCCAAGATTTACCGCCTGCTGTGCGACGAGATCATCGACGGCGCGCTCGAACCGGGCCAGAAGCTCGAAGAAGCGGCGCTCGCCGAACGCTTCAACGCGTCGCGCACGCCGATCCGCGAAGCGCTGCGCGAGCTGGCCGCGCGCGGCCTCGTCGAGCTGACGCCGCGCAAAGGCGTGGTGGTCGCGCAATTCAGCATCGACGAACTCGCCGACATGCTCGAGGCCATGTGCGAACTCGAAGCGCTGTGCTGCCGTTTGAGCGCGCAGCGCATGAGCCTCGTCGAGAAGAAGCAGCTCGAAGAGCTGCAGACCGAAATGAACGCCGCGATCGCGCGCGGCGACGAGACGGAGTACTTCGCACTCAATCGCGAATTCCACGAACTGATCTGCAAGGGCGCGCAAAGCAAATCGCTGGCGCAGATCATGGCGGTGCAGCGTCAGCGTCTGGCGGGCTTTCGCGCCGCGCAGCCGGCTTCGCCGTCGCGCTTCGAAGCGGCGACCGACGAGCATCGCGAGATCGTGTCCGCCATCCTCAACTCCGAACCGGAACGCGCGTACAACGCCATGCGCGATCACACCGCACGGCTGTCGATCGTCGTGCTCGGCCGGCTCAAGCGCCAGCGCACGGAGCGCGCGAACGCCTGA